The proteins below are encoded in one region of Streptomyces sp. NBC_00490:
- the lhgO gene encoding L-2-hydroxyglutarate oxidase: MHYRKREVVQVRAEVAYDCDVLVIGGGIVGLSTAYAITRSAPGTRVTVLEKEQGPARHQTGRNSGVIHSGIYYRPGSLKARYAVTGAAEMVKFCAEYGIAHAVTGKLIVATEQAELPRLHALVQRGRENGIPVRELGPAQIMEYEPEVRGLAAIHVGTTGICDFVGVARQLAEASGADIRYGARVVRVDRRPELGVAVRTADGDIVRARVLVNCAGLHCDEVARLTGDEPGMRIVPFRGEYFTLARPELVNGLVYPVPDPAFPFLGVHLTRGIDGGVHIGPNAVPALAREGYGWGVVRPRELGATLAWPGSWRIARRHWRYGAGELRRSVSRAAFADAVRRLLPAVEDGDLVPSAAGVRAQAVLRDGTLVDDFLIKEGPRTVHVLNAPSPAATASLPIGREVARRALAALGGV; the protein is encoded by the coding sequence GTGCACTATCGGAAGCGGGAGGTGGTGCAGGTGCGGGCGGAGGTCGCTTACGACTGTGACGTGCTCGTCATCGGGGGCGGGATCGTCGGGCTGTCGACCGCGTATGCGATCACTCGGTCCGCGCCGGGGACGCGGGTGACCGTTCTGGAGAAGGAGCAGGGGCCGGCCCGGCACCAGACCGGGCGCAACAGCGGGGTCATCCACAGCGGGATCTACTACCGGCCGGGATCGCTGAAGGCGCGGTACGCCGTCACGGGCGCGGCCGAGATGGTGAAGTTCTGCGCGGAGTACGGGATCGCGCACGCCGTCACCGGCAAGCTGATCGTCGCGACCGAGCAGGCGGAGCTGCCCCGGTTGCACGCCCTGGTCCAGCGGGGCCGGGAGAACGGGATTCCGGTGCGCGAGCTGGGACCCGCGCAGATCATGGAGTACGAACCGGAGGTGCGTGGCCTGGCGGCCATACACGTCGGGACGACCGGGATCTGCGACTTCGTCGGGGTCGCCCGGCAGCTGGCGGAGGCCTCGGGGGCGGACATCCGGTACGGCGCCCGGGTCGTCCGCGTCGACCGGCGGCCGGAGCTCGGGGTGGCCGTGCGGACGGCCGACGGGGACATCGTGCGGGCGCGGGTGCTGGTGAACTGTGCCGGGCTGCACTGCGACGAGGTGGCGCGGCTGACCGGGGACGAGCCCGGGATGCGGATCGTGCCGTTCCGGGGCGAGTACTTCACGCTGGCGCGCCCTGAACTGGTCAACGGGCTGGTGTATCCGGTGCCCGACCCGGCGTTCCCGTTCCTCGGCGTGCATCTCACGCGGGGGATCGACGGCGGCGTCCACATCGGGCCCAACGCGGTGCCGGCGCTGGCCCGGGAGGGGTACGGGTGGGGGGTCGTACGGCCTCGGGAGCTGGGGGCGACGCTGGCCTGGCCGGGGTCGTGGCGGATAGCGCGGCGGCACTGGCGGTACGGGGCGGGTGAGCTGCGGCGGTCGGTGTCCAGGGCGGCGTTCGCGGATGCGGTGCGCAGGCTGCTGCCGGCGGTCGAGGACGGGGATCTGGTGCCGTCTGCCGCGGGGGTGCGGGCGCAGGCGGTGCTGCGGGACGGGACGCTTGTCGACGACTTTCTGATCAAGGAGGGGCCGCGGACCGTGCATGTGCTGAACGCGCCGTCTCCGGCCGCGACCGCCTCGCTGCCGATCGGGCGGGAGGTGGCGAGGAGGGCGCTGGCTGCGCTGGGG